One genomic segment of Amycolatopsis granulosa includes these proteins:
- a CDS encoding TRM11 family SAM-dependent methyltransferase translates to MVDYGILLYPGANRVYADASAGLLRAELTVFGEALRTPLSGIGERRVGGVTYVTFATETALSEEDIALLSNLSSLYALFEFRGDLLRPLQITPLDKLDSDLLTIQKYPGKTNELFTKLLLNVTLLSRARPGEFLTQPLHVVDPLCGRGTTLNQAMMYGLDATGLDVDKRDFEAYERFIKTWLRQKRVKHSADSGPLRRHKHRLGQRLEISYALDKDSWKAGDARRVTFFNADTLTTDELLKAGSADVVVADAPYGVQHGSHQPDELARSPRDLLAAAVPVWTRVLKPGGALGLSWNTHVAKRDEITTILDRAGLVVRTGGPFEEFAHRVDQAILRDLIVARKPG, encoded by the coding sequence ATGGTCGACTACGGGATCCTCCTCTACCCCGGCGCCAACCGCGTCTACGCCGACGCGTCCGCCGGACTGCTGCGCGCCGAGCTGACGGTGTTCGGCGAGGCGCTGCGCACACCGCTGTCCGGGATCGGCGAGCGCCGGGTCGGCGGCGTCACCTACGTCACGTTCGCGACGGAGACGGCGCTGTCCGAAGAGGACATCGCACTGCTGTCGAACCTCTCGTCGCTCTACGCGTTGTTCGAGTTCCGCGGCGACCTGCTGCGCCCGCTGCAGATCACGCCGCTGGACAAGCTGGACTCGGACCTGCTGACGATCCAGAAGTACCCGGGCAAGACCAACGAGCTGTTCACCAAGCTGCTGCTCAACGTCACGCTGCTGTCCCGCGCCCGGCCGGGCGAGTTCCTGACGCAGCCGCTGCACGTCGTGGATCCGTTGTGCGGCCGGGGAACCACGCTGAACCAGGCGATGATGTACGGCCTGGACGCCACCGGGCTCGACGTCGACAAGCGGGATTTCGAGGCCTACGAACGGTTCATCAAGACCTGGCTGCGGCAGAAACGCGTCAAGCACAGCGCCGACTCCGGCCCGCTGCGGCGGCACAAGCACCGGCTCGGGCAGCGCCTGGAGATCTCCTACGCGCTGGACAAGGACAGCTGGAAGGCGGGCGACGCGCGGCGGGTCACGTTCTTCAACGCCGACACCCTGACCACCGACGAGCTGCTCAAGGCCGGCTCGGCGGACGTCGTGGTGGCCGACGCGCCGTACGGCGTCCAGCACGGCAGCCATCAGCCCGACGAGCTCGCCCGGAGCCCGCGGGACCTGCTGGCGGCCGCCGTGCCGGTGTGGACGCGGGTGCTCAAGCCGGGTGGAGCGCTGGGGCTGTCGTGGAACACCCACGTCGCCAAGCGGGACGAGATCACCACGATCCTGGACCGGGCCGGGCTGGTGGTGCGCACCGGCGGGCCGTTCGAGGAGTTCGCGCACCGGGTGGACCAGGCGATCCTGCGGGACCTGATCGTGGCGCGCAAACCGGGCTGA
- a CDS encoding DUF503 domain-containing protein: protein MYVGALELDVLFGDVQSLKQKRSLVRPLVAEVRRKFEVSVAEAGHLDLHRRALIGVAVVAADGEHVRDVLDGCERLVAQRPELELLSARRRLVGPED, encoded by the coding sequence ATGTACGTAGGTGCGCTCGAGCTCGACGTGCTGTTCGGCGACGTGCAGTCGCTGAAGCAGAAACGGTCGCTGGTGCGGCCGCTCGTCGCCGAGGTCCGCCGCAAGTTCGAGGTGTCGGTCGCCGAGGCCGGTCACCTCGACCTGCACCGCCGGGCCCTGATCGGGGTGGCGGTGGTGGCGGCAGACGGTGAGCATGTTCGTGATGTGCTCGACGGCTGTGAACGGCTGGTGGCGCAGCGGCCCGAGTTGGAGCTGCTGTCCGCCCGCCGCCGGCTGGTCGGGCCGGAAGACTGA
- the nusA gene encoding transcription termination factor NusA: protein MNVDIAALRAIERDKDIPFETVLEAIETALLTAYKHTEGHQPHARIDIDRKTGVVRVLAHTLSEDGEVDEEWDDTPEGFGRIAATTARQVILQRLRDAEHEKTYGEFSTREREIVAGVIQRDARANARGMVIVQVGDTEGVIPPGEQVPGERYEHGERIKAYVLTVSRSSRGPSITLSRTHPNLVIRLFALEVPEIADGTVEIAAVAREAGHRTKIAVRSTVPGVNAKGACIGPMGQRVRNVMSELGGEKIDIVDYSEDPARFVGNALSPAKVVSVQVVDERTKTARVVVPDFQLSLAIGKEGQNARLAARLTGWRIDIRSDAAADAAAEDAAAAATGSAE, encoded by the coding sequence GTGAACGTGGACATCGCGGCCCTGCGCGCGATCGAGCGGGACAAGGACATCCCCTTCGAGACGGTCCTGGAGGCCATCGAGACCGCGCTGCTGACCGCCTACAAGCACACCGAGGGGCACCAGCCGCACGCCCGCATCGACATCGACCGCAAGACCGGCGTGGTGCGCGTCCTCGCGCACACGTTGAGCGAGGACGGCGAGGTCGACGAGGAGTGGGACGACACCCCGGAGGGGTTCGGCCGGATCGCGGCGACCACCGCGCGCCAGGTCATCCTGCAGCGCCTGCGCGACGCCGAGCACGAGAAGACCTACGGCGAGTTCTCCACACGGGAGCGGGAGATCGTCGCCGGGGTCATCCAGCGGGACGCGCGGGCCAACGCCCGCGGCATGGTGATCGTCCAGGTGGGCGACACCGAGGGGGTGATCCCCCCTGGCGAGCAGGTGCCGGGCGAGCGGTACGAGCACGGCGAGCGCATCAAGGCGTACGTGCTGACCGTCTCGCGCAGCTCCCGGGGCCCGTCGATCACGTTGTCGCGCACCCACCCGAACCTGGTGATCCGCCTGTTCGCACTCGAAGTGCCCGAGATCGCCGACGGCACGGTGGAGATCGCGGCGGTGGCGCGCGAGGCCGGGCACCGCACCAAGATCGCAGTGCGCTCCACCGTCCCGGGTGTCAACGCCAAGGGCGCGTGCATCGGCCCGATGGGGCAGCGGGTGCGCAACGTGATGAGCGAGCTCGGGGGTGAGAAGATCGACATCGTCGACTACTCCGAGGATCCGGCCCGCTTCGTGGGGAATGCGCTGAGCCCCGCGAAGGTTGTCTCGGTTCAGGTGGTGGACGAGCGCACGAAGACGGCCCGCGTGGTGGTGCCGGACTTCCAGCTCTCGCTGGCCATCGGCAAGGAAGGCCAGAACGCCCGCCTCGCCGCCCGGCTCACGGGGTGGCGGATCGACATCCGCAGCGACGCGGCCGCCGATGCGGCGGCCGAGGACGCGGCGGCGGCGGCAACCGGTTCGGCTGAGTGA
- the rbfA gene encoding 30S ribosome-binding factor RbfA, with translation MADPARARRLSKRISQIVASAIEHEIKDPRLKNVTITDAKITADLHDATVYYTVLGETLESKPDFPGAAAALESARGVLRSRVGQGTGVRFTPTLTFVADTIPEDARHIEDLLAKAREADAELARRATGAKHAGDPDPYKQPRDEDDSEDDATDDAGE, from the coding sequence ATGGCCGATCCGGCTCGCGCCCGCAGGCTGTCCAAACGGATCTCGCAGATCGTCGCGTCGGCGATCGAGCACGAGATCAAGGACCCGCGGTTGAAGAACGTGACGATCACCGACGCGAAGATCACCGCGGACCTGCACGACGCGACGGTCTACTACACCGTGCTGGGGGAGACGCTGGAGTCCAAGCCGGACTTCCCGGGCGCGGCCGCCGCGCTGGAGTCGGCGCGGGGTGTGCTGCGCAGCCGGGTCGGGCAGGGCACCGGGGTGCGGTTCACGCCGACGCTGACGTTCGTCGCGGACACCATCCCGGAGGACGCCCGGCACATCGAGGACCTGCTCGCGAAGGCCCGCGAGGCCGACGCCGAGCTGGCCCGCCGCGCGACGGGTGCCAAGCACGCGGGTGACCCCGACCCGTACAAGCAGCCCCGTGACGAGGACGACTCCGAGGACGACGCCACCGACGACGCCGGGGAGTAG
- a CDS encoding DHH family phosphoesterase produces the protein MSTSAPLDFPRAAALLREATDVTLLAHVRPDADALGSALALGRALSRRGATVRVSFAEPAEVPESLRGLDVDNLVVPAAEVPPSAGLLVCLDTPSPSRLGTLAGLLDAAGEVLVVDHHASNLRYGTVHLVDDTAEATAVLVLALLDEMGVPLDEPIARCLYAGLVTDTGGFRRARPSTHRAAARLLEAGVDPDRLAREVIDDHPFAWLPMLSAVLATARLEPDAAQGFGLVHAVVTAEVAASVRLEEVEGVVDVIRSTREAEVAVVLKEQAPGEWSVSFRAIGKIDVSQAARSLGGGGHRLAAGCTVHGTAEEGLALVRRALAEAPLLN, from the coding sequence ATGAGCACCTCCGCCCCGCTCGACTTCCCGCGCGCCGCCGCGCTGCTGCGGGAAGCGACCGACGTCACCCTGCTGGCCCACGTCCGCCCGGACGCCGACGCACTCGGCAGCGCACTGGCCCTGGGACGCGCGCTATCGCGGCGCGGCGCGACCGTGCGCGTGTCCTTCGCCGAGCCGGCGGAGGTGCCGGAGAGCCTGCGCGGCCTCGACGTGGACAACCTCGTGGTCCCGGCCGCCGAGGTCCCGCCGTCGGCGGGGTTGCTGGTGTGCCTGGACACGCCGAGCCCGTCCCGGCTGGGCACGCTCGCCGGGCTGCTGGACGCGGCGGGCGAGGTGCTCGTGGTGGACCACCACGCGTCCAACCTGCGCTACGGCACGGTCCACCTCGTCGACGACACCGCGGAGGCCACCGCGGTGCTGGTGCTCGCACTGCTGGACGAGATGGGGGTGCCGCTCGACGAGCCGATCGCGCGGTGCCTCTACGCCGGGCTGGTGACCGACACCGGCGGCTTCCGCCGGGCGCGGCCGTCGACCCACCGGGCGGCGGCCCGGTTGCTGGAGGCCGGGGTGGACCCGGACCGGCTGGCCCGCGAGGTGATCGATGATCACCCGTTCGCGTGGCTGCCGATGCTGTCCGCGGTGCTGGCGACGGCGCGGCTGGAACCGGACGCGGCGCAGGGTTTCGGGCTGGTGCACGCGGTGGTGACCGCGGAGGTGGCGGCCTCGGTGCGGCTGGAGGAGGTCGAGGGTGTGGTCGACGTGATCCGCTCGACGCGGGAGGCCGAGGTCGCGGTGGTGCTCAAGGAGCAGGCGCCGGGGGAGTGGTCGGTGTCGTTCCGCGCGATCGGCAAGATCGACGTGTCCCAGGCGGCGCGCAGCCTCGGCGGCGGCGGCCACCGGCTCGCGGCGGGCTGCACGGTCCACGGCACCGCCGAGGAGGGGCTGGCCCTGGTGCGGCGTGCCCTGGCGGAGGCGCCGCTGCTGAACTGA
- the infB gene encoding translation initiation factor IF-2 has protein sequence MAGKARVHELAKELGVTSKEVLAKLKEQGEFVKSASSTVEAPVARRLRDAFVTKDNRSAGRSGGARPASSAGNGAAPKPGAPRQQQPQARPVPGAKPGPRPGPQQQAPAAPAPQAPAPQRPAEQRPAEQPEQQQAPAAKAQPPAPKTGTPRPGAGGSGQTGSVVPPKPQGPKPGPRPGPRAPRPGNNPFGVGSGAPAPRPPARPGGQGGERPAERSGGGDRPAPRPGGGNRPTPGNMPPRPNPGMMPGRVQRPGGGPGGAGRGGPGGGRGGAGAGRGGPGGPRGGGGGAPRGGPGGGGGGFRPGGGGGAPAGGGGGFRGGRGGGGGRGGTAGAFGRPGGPSRKGRKSKRQKRQEYMENMQAPSVGGIRLPKGSGETIRLPRGASLTDFAEKIDANPASLVQVLFHLGEMVTATQSVSDEVLELLGSEMNYNVQVVSPEEEDRELLETFDITYGEDEGGEEDLQVRPPVVTVMGHVDHGKTRLLDTIRKTRVHEREAGGITQHIGAYQVETELDGTPRLITFIDTPGHEAFTAMRARGANSTDIAVIVVAADDGVMPQTVEAINHAQAAKAPIVVAVNKIDKEGANPQKIRQQLTEYGLVAEEYGGDTMFVDISARENINIDGLLEAILLTADATLDLRANPDMPAQGVAIEAHLDRGRGPVATVLVQRGTLRVGDSVVAGDAYGRVRRMVDEYNEDVTEALPSRPVQVIGFTSVPGAGDTFLVVEEDRVARQIAERRQARIRNAQNAAKRKRVSLEDLDSALKETNSLNLIIKGDNSGTVEALEASLVQLDVGEEVELNVVHRGVGGVTESDIDLATASDAIVLGFNVRAEGKATERANREGVDVRYYTVIYQAIDEIEQALKGMLKPEYEEVELGRAEVREVFKSSKFGTIAGCLVQSGEIRRNAKARLLRDNVVVAENLPVSSLRRFKDDVVEVREGYECGLTLGSYSDIKVEDVIETYEQREKPRV, from the coding sequence GTGGCAGGCAAGGCCCGTGTGCACGAGCTCGCGAAGGAGCTCGGAGTTACGAGCAAGGAAGTTCTCGCCAAGCTGAAGGAGCAGGGCGAGTTCGTGAAGTCGGCGTCGTCGACCGTCGAGGCACCCGTTGCCCGGCGGCTGCGGGACGCCTTCGTCACCAAGGACAACAGGTCCGCCGGCCGGTCCGGCGGCGCCCGCCCGGCATCGTCGGCGGGTAACGGCGCGGCCCCGAAACCGGGCGCGCCGCGTCAGCAGCAGCCGCAGGCCCGCCCGGTCCCGGGTGCCAAGCCCGGCCCGCGTCCCGGCCCGCAGCAGCAGGCCCCGGCCGCGCCCGCGCCGCAGGCGCCGGCCCCGCAGCGTCCGGCCGAGCAGCGTCCGGCCGAGCAGCCGGAGCAGCAGCAGGCCCCGGCCGCGAAGGCGCAGCCCCCGGCACCCAAGACCGGCACGCCGCGTCCGGGTGCGGGCGGTTCCGGCCAGACCGGTTCCGTGGTGCCGCCCAAGCCGCAGGGCCCCAAGCCCGGCCCGCGGCCCGGCCCGCGTGCCCCGCGGCCCGGCAACAACCCCTTCGGTGTCGGCTCCGGCGCGCCCGCGCCGCGTCCGCCGGCACGTCCCGGCGGCCAGGGCGGCGAGCGCCCGGCCGAGCGGTCCGGCGGCGGTGACCGTCCGGCTCCGCGTCCGGGCGGCGGCAACCGCCCGACCCCGGGCAACATGCCGCCGCGCCCGAACCCGGGCATGATGCCCGGCCGCGTGCAGCGGCCCGGCGGCGGTCCCGGCGGTGCGGGCCGTGGTGGCCCCGGCGGCGGCCGTGGTGGTGCCGGTGCCGGTCGTGGCGGACCGGGTGGTCCCCGCGGTGGCGGTGGCGGCGCCCCGCGTGGCGGTCCCGGCGGCGGTGGCGGCGGTTTCCGTCCCGGTGGTGGCGGTGGCGCCCCGGCCGGTGGTGGCGGCGGCTTCCGCGGCGGTCGTGGCGGCGGCGGTGGCCGCGGCGGCACGGCCGGTGCCTTCGGGCGCCCCGGTGGTCCCTCACGCAAGGGCCGCAAGTCGAAGCGGCAGAAGCGCCAGGAGTACATGGAGAACATGCAGGCGCCGTCGGTCGGTGGCATCCGGCTGCCCAAGGGCAGCGGGGAGACCATCCGGCTGCCGCGCGGTGCCTCGCTGACCGACTTCGCGGAGAAGATCGACGCGAACCCGGCCTCCCTGGTGCAGGTGCTGTTCCACCTGGGCGAGATGGTCACCGCGACGCAGTCCGTCTCGGACGAGGTGCTGGAGCTCCTCGGCTCGGAGATGAACTACAACGTGCAGGTCGTCTCTCCCGAGGAGGAGGACCGCGAGCTGCTGGAGACCTTCGACATCACCTACGGTGAGGACGAGGGCGGCGAGGAGGACCTGCAGGTCCGCCCGCCGGTGGTGACCGTCATGGGTCACGTCGACCACGGTAAGACCCGCCTGCTCGACACCATCCGCAAGACGCGGGTGCACGAGCGGGAGGCCGGTGGCATCACCCAGCACATCGGTGCCTACCAGGTCGAGACCGAGCTGGACGGCACGCCGCGGCTGATCACCTTCATCGACACCCCGGGTCACGAGGCGTTCACCGCCATGCGTGCCCGCGGCGCGAACTCCACCGACATCGCGGTGATCGTGGTCGCCGCGGACGACGGTGTGATGCCGCAGACGGTGGAGGCGATCAACCACGCCCAGGCGGCCAAGGCGCCGATCGTCGTCGCGGTCAACAAGATCGACAAAGAGGGTGCGAACCCGCAGAAGATCCGCCAGCAGCTCACCGAGTACGGCCTGGTGGCCGAGGAGTACGGCGGCGACACGATGTTCGTCGACATCTCCGCCCGCGAGAACATCAACATCGACGGGCTGCTCGAGGCGATCCTGCTGACCGCGGACGCCACCCTGGACCTGCGGGCCAACCCGGACATGCCGGCGCAGGGCGTCGCGATCGAGGCGCACCTCGACCGCGGCCGCGGCCCGGTGGCCACCGTGCTGGTCCAGCGCGGCACACTGCGGGTCGGCGACTCGGTGGTGGCCGGCGACGCCTACGGTCGCGTGCGGCGGATGGTCGACGAGTACAACGAGGACGTCACCGAGGCGCTGCCCTCGCGTCCGGTGCAGGTCATCGGCTTCACGTCGGTGCCCGGCGCGGGCGACACGTTCCTCGTCGTCGAGGAGGACCGGGTGGCCCGGCAGATCGCCGAGCGCCGCCAGGCCCGCATCCGCAACGCGCAGAACGCCGCCAAGCGCAAGCGCGTCAGCCTGGAGGACCTGGACTCCGCGCTGAAGGAGACGAACAGCCTCAACCTGATCATCAAGGGTGACAACTCGGGTACGGTCGAGGCGCTGGAAGCGTCGCTCGTGCAGCTGGACGTCGGCGAGGAGGTCGAGCTGAACGTGGTCCACCGAGGTGTCGGTGGCGTCACCGAGAGCGACATCGACCTGGCGACGGCCTCCGACGCGATCGTCCTGGGCTTCAACGTGCGGGCCGAGGGCAAGGCGACCGAGCGGGCCAACCGCGAGGGCGTCGACGTCCGGTACTACACGGTGATCTACCAGGCGATCGACGAGATCGAGCAGGCCCTCAAGGGCATGCTCAAGCCGGAGTACGAAGAGGTCGAGCTGGGCCGCGCCGAGGTGCGCGAGGTCTTCAAGTCCTCCAAGTTCGGCACGATCGCCGGTTGCCTGGTGCAGTCCGGCGAGATCCGCCGCAACGCCAAGGCGCGCCTGCTGCGGGACAACGTGGTCGTCGCCGAGAACCTGCCGGTCAGCTCGCTGCGGCGGTTCAAGGACGACGTGGTCGAGGTCCGGGAGGGCTACGAGTGCGGTCTCACGCTCGGGTCCTACAGCGACATCAAGGTCGAGGACGTCATCGAGACCTACGAGCAGCGCGAGAAGCCGCGCGTCTGA
- a CDS encoding YlxR family protein, which produces MVVRSSRSDAVRAKHRGHPPVRTCVGCKKRAPVGELLRVVAKDGRLVADTRRRLPGRGAWLHPGPECLAKAERRRAFPRALRVAGPLDAAELRDHAGQVAGRHGQGSVPGPEETKEAGRPVMSQP; this is translated from the coding sequence ATGGTGGTGCGGAGCTCGCGCTCGGATGCTGTACGCGCGAAGCACCGGGGACACCCCCCGGTGCGGACGTGCGTGGGGTGCAAGAAGCGGGCTCCCGTCGGTGAACTACTGCGAGTGGTCGCGAAGGACGGGCGGCTGGTCGCCGACACGCGTCGGCGGCTGCCGGGACGGGGTGCCTGGCTGCACCCCGGGCCGGAGTGCCTGGCCAAGGCCGAGCGGCGGCGAGCGTTTCCCAGGGCCCTCAGGGTCGCGGGACCGCTCGACGCGGCGGAGCTGCGTGACCACGCCGGGCAGGTCGCCGGGAGGCACGGACAGGGGAGCGTCCCCGGTCCGGAGGAAACGAAGGAAGCAGGTCGACCCGTCATGAGTCAGCCGTGA
- a CDS encoding aminotransferase class V-fold PLP-dependent enzyme, which yields MRTAFGAGFAVPDGYLNTPSIGIPPAAVAGAVAGAVEAWRTGAAQPTDFEPLVARARQGFADLVGVPAGRVAIGASVAQMLAMVAAGLPGGARVLTAAGEFTSTTFPFAARGARITEVPVADLPGAVRGHDLVTVSVAQSADGTLVDLGALRAECEAAGVPVVLDATQAAGWLPLELEWADWVVAAGYKWLLSPRGCAWLAVHPRVTDRTVPVAASWYAGEDPWQTVYGLPLRLADGPRRFDVSPVWFAHAGAAVALPYLASLDLNAVRAHAVQLADTLLTRLGLPERGSAIVALAADPAALARAGITASARAGRARLGFHLYNTGDDVERVLDALR from the coding sequence ATGCGCACAGCCTTCGGCGCCGGGTTCGCCGTCCCGGACGGGTACCTCAACACCCCGAGCATCGGCATCCCGCCCGCGGCCGTCGCCGGCGCGGTCGCCGGTGCGGTCGAGGCCTGGCGGACCGGTGCCGCGCAGCCGACGGACTTCGAGCCGCTGGTCGCCCGCGCCCGGCAGGGCTTCGCGGACCTCGTCGGCGTGCCGGCCGGCCGGGTGGCCATCGGCGCGTCCGTCGCGCAGATGCTCGCGATGGTCGCCGCGGGGCTGCCCGGCGGCGCCCGCGTGCTCACCGCGGCGGGCGAGTTCACCAGCACCACGTTCCCGTTCGCCGCCCGGGGCGCGCGGATCACCGAGGTGCCGGTCGCCGACCTGCCCGGCGCCGTGCGCGGCCACGACCTGGTGACCGTCAGCGTCGCCCAGTCCGCGGACGGGACGCTGGTGGACCTCGGCGCCCTGCGCGCGGAGTGCGAGGCCGCCGGGGTGCCGGTCGTCCTCGACGCGACCCAGGCGGCCGGGTGGCTGCCGCTGGAGCTGGAGTGGGCCGACTGGGTGGTGGCCGCCGGGTACAAGTGGCTGCTGTCCCCGCGTGGCTGCGCCTGGCTGGCGGTGCACCCGCGGGTGACGGACCGGACCGTTCCGGTGGCCGCGAGCTGGTACGCCGGCGAGGACCCGTGGCAGACCGTCTACGGCCTGCCGCTGCGGCTGGCCGACGGGCCGCGCCGCTTCGACGTGTCGCCGGTGTGGTTCGCGCACGCGGGTGCGGCGGTCGCGCTGCCGTACCTGGCCTCGCTCGACCTGAACGCGGTGCGCGCGCACGCCGTGCAGCTCGCCGACACCCTGCTGACCAGGCTCGGACTGCCCGAGCGGGGCAGCGCGATCGTGGCGCTGGCGGCCGATCCGGCCGCGCTCGCCCGGGCCGGGATCACCGCGAGCGCCCGCGCCGGCCGGGCGCGCCTCGGCTTCCACCTCTACAACACCGGCGACGACGTCGAACGCGTTCTGGACGCGCTGCGGTGA
- the rimP gene encoding ribosome maturation factor RimP translates to MPGELAARLEPIVAEAVSGAGFDLDALDVQQAGRRKLVKVVVDSDDGVGLDEVADVSRVVSAVLDEHEQLIAGAYTLEVTSPGVDRPLTRPRHWRRSRFRLVRITPREGAEFVGRVGHAGEESARVLAGGEIRDVRYADVAKAVIEIEFRQPPTEELKLLDSDASAHNAGEPEEDPK, encoded by the coding sequence GTGCCTGGAGAACTCGCCGCCCGGCTGGAGCCGATCGTGGCCGAAGCCGTGTCCGGCGCGGGTTTCGACCTCGACGCGCTCGACGTCCAGCAAGCGGGCCGCCGCAAGCTCGTCAAGGTCGTCGTCGACTCCGACGACGGCGTGGGACTCGACGAGGTCGCCGACGTCAGCCGTGTCGTTTCGGCCGTGCTGGACGAGCACGAGCAGTTGATCGCCGGCGCCTACACCCTCGAGGTGACCTCGCCGGGCGTCGACCGCCCGCTGACCCGGCCGCGCCACTGGCGCCGGTCGCGGTTCCGGCTCGTGCGGATCACGCCACGGGAGGGCGCCGAGTTCGTGGGCCGGGTCGGCCACGCGGGCGAGGAGTCCGCGCGGGTGCTGGCGGGCGGTGAGATCCGGGACGTGCGCTACGCCGATGTGGCGAAGGCCGTCATCGAGATCGAGTTCAGGCAACCACCGACCGAGGAGCTGAAGCTGCTCGATTCAGACGCCTCGGCGCACAACGCGGGCGAGCCGGAGGAGGATCCGAAGTGA
- a CDS encoding rhomboid-like protein — protein sequence MPRFRPSSVLPTPDGTPFTFWYLMVLLATTGLQHLLGQNVSARLLELASTDAHNLWHRPVMSLISSALWLGNDGWVVYVLIFTLAVAPLERRIGAGWTFAVFASGHVLATLATELPVMVAIGQGLLPRTDGRWLDIGVSYGFFATAGALVPVLARRFRVWGVLGIEAGIMVIYVMDSPETLSALVTFAGHLIAAHIGMLGWSRWLRRHGVTATLPRPAEPAERARPLARSAAR from the coding sequence GTGCCCCGCTTCAGACCGTCGAGCGTGCTGCCCACTCCGGACGGCACGCCGTTCACGTTCTGGTACCTGATGGTGCTGCTGGCCACCACCGGCCTGCAGCACCTGCTCGGCCAGAACGTGTCGGCCCGCCTGCTCGAGCTGGCCAGCACGGACGCGCACAACCTCTGGCACCGGCCGGTGATGAGCCTGATCAGCAGCGCGCTCTGGCTCGGCAACGACGGCTGGGTGGTGTACGTGCTCATCTTCACCCTCGCCGTGGCGCCGCTGGAACGCCGGATCGGGGCGGGGTGGACGTTCGCGGTGTTCGCCAGCGGGCACGTGCTCGCGACGCTGGCGACCGAGCTGCCGGTGATGGTGGCGATCGGGCAGGGCCTGCTGCCGCGCACCGACGGCCGCTGGCTCGACATCGGGGTCAGCTACGGGTTCTTCGCGACCGCCGGTGCGCTCGTGCCGGTGCTCGCACGGCGGTTCCGGGTGTGGGGGGTGCTGGGTATCGAGGCCGGGATCATGGTGATCTACGTCATGGACTCGCCGGAGACGCTGAGCGCCCTGGTCACCTTCGCCGGGCACCTGATCGCCGCGCACATCGGCATGCTGGGCTGGTCACGGTGGTTGCGGCGGCACGGCGTCACGGCCACGCTGCCCCGTCCGGCCGAACCCGCTGAGCGGGCTCGCCCCTTGGCGCGGTCGGCGGCGCGGTGA
- a CDS encoding DUF4439 domain-containing protein has product MRPRTRRDVLRTSALAALAVPLTACATGYSDDPDPLALLAEQARSDAAAADAVAAASGGDADVARQYAAARTAHAQALQYEVDRLNRPKSPVQAVVPAEQGMAGLKQRLATARRQAEGLVDGLPRYRAGLVAAVAGGCAGLQRVGTKLGPGTDPGQVTAPASAIPPESVGPVQRALSAEHAALWIYGLVSAFLPDNYRAGVAEGTADHHDRRDACVRMLAGVGVEPEPAEPAYIAPRPVTDPTSAKSVVGIAEADAATAWRGVLEQTDDAGLRSVALKALLGSARRGTRWREAAGEQPVAIVLPGAPQT; this is encoded by the coding sequence GTGAGACCTCGTACCCGTCGCGACGTCCTGCGGACGAGCGCGCTGGCGGCGCTGGCCGTCCCGCTCACCGCGTGTGCCACCGGCTACTCCGACGACCCGGATCCGCTCGCCCTGCTGGCCGAGCAGGCCCGCTCCGATGCGGCCGCGGCGGACGCGGTGGCCGCCGCGTCCGGCGGTGACGCGGACGTGGCGCGCCAGTACGCGGCGGCCCGCACCGCGCACGCACAGGCCTTGCAGTACGAAGTGGACCGGCTGAACCGGCCGAAGTCGCCGGTGCAGGCGGTGGTGCCGGCCGAGCAGGGCATGGCCGGGCTGAAACAGCGGCTGGCCACGGCGCGCCGGCAGGCCGAGGGGCTGGTGGACGGGCTGCCGCGATACCGGGCCGGGCTGGTCGCCGCGGTCGCCGGTGGCTGCGCGGGGCTGCAACGGGTGGGGACCAAGCTCGGCCCGGGCACCGATCCGGGCCAGGTGACCGCGCCGGCGTCGGCGATCCCGCCGGAGTCGGTCGGGCCGGTGCAGCGGGCCCTGTCGGCCGAGCACGCCGCGCTGTGGATCTACGGGCTGGTCAGCGCTTTCCTGCCGGACAACTACCGGGCCGGCGTCGCCGAGGGCACCGCCGACCACCACGACCGGCGGGACGCCTGCGTGCGCATGCTGGCCGGGGTCGGCGTGGAGCCGGAACCGGCCGAGCCCGCCTACATCGCGCCGAGGCCGGTCACCGACCCCACCTCGGCCAAGAGCGTGGTCGGCATCGCGGAGGCGGACGCCGCCACGGCCTGGCGGGGCGTGCTGGAGCAGACCGACGACGCCGGGCTGCGCTCGGTGGCGCTGAAAGCGCTGCTCGGGTCGGCGCGGCGCGGTACCCGCTGGCGCGAGGCGGCCGGCGAGCAGCCGGTGGCGATCGTGCTGCCGGGCGCCCCGCAGACCTGA